From Cecembia calidifontis, one genomic window encodes:
- a CDS encoding DUF4221 family protein — MKSTISLFLGFIIFSCSPLASEEKTNSNLFKISEINLSLDDSTALDFIRTSYLFENDTEFLYHQNEFKKSIQVYNLDLEILEKEIKYPSTPPLGIKTAQGILVINSDSVFIFPTLTVRGSLLINNSGEVLNRYMPPRYKSIEESLVNHISFGSMPTILSKGKLRFIQLPMFDLSNPANISDEFKFEVSYDIEANTLEFVEESGFPSFYQDKIWPGSDLQVSRIEDDFERVIYSWKYLDSLSYFLDGQEFKVFGGSKYKNSEIKPFTMVPEPEKEDIAWVENSKYYGIYFDPYRKLYYRTFQFPGVYDKNIILKEIDAKKQFSVIVLDKDFKIIKEVVFPGGIYNVYRAFVGKKGFYLPKNNILNPELQENYLSIDVFDFTQDEEN; from the coding sequence ATGAAATCAACAATTTCCCTATTCCTCGGATTTATAATTTTCTCATGTTCACCTTTAGCAAGTGAAGAAAAAACAAATTCTAATTTATTTAAAATTTCAGAAATAAACCTTTCCTTAGATGATTCTACAGCTCTTGACTTTATAAGGACCTCCTATTTATTTGAGAACGATACTGAATTTTTGTACCATCAAAATGAATTCAAAAAGTCAATTCAGGTTTATAATTTAGACTTAGAGATTTTAGAAAAAGAAATCAAATACCCATCTACCCCTCCCTTGGGAATAAAAACGGCTCAAGGAATTCTTGTGATCAATTCAGATTCCGTATTCATATTCCCAACACTCACTGTTCGTGGATCTCTTTTGATTAACAATAGTGGAGAAGTTTTGAATCGGTATATGCCGCCCCGTTATAAAAGCATTGAAGAATCTTTGGTTAACCACATTTCTTTTGGTTCCATGCCTACTATTTTGAGTAAAGGAAAATTAAGGTTTATCCAGCTCCCAATGTTTGATTTGAGTAATCCTGCAAATATCAGTGATGAATTTAAATTTGAAGTATCCTATGACATCGAAGCCAATACTTTGGAATTTGTAGAAGAATCAGGATTCCCATCTTTTTACCAAGACAAAATATGGCCAGGGAGTGATTTGCAGGTTTCAAGAATTGAGGATGACTTTGAAAGGGTAATTTATTCGTGGAAATATTTAGACTCTTTAAGTTATTTTTTAGATGGTCAAGAATTCAAAGTTTTTGGTGGAAGCAAATATAAGAATTCTGAAATCAAGCCTTTCACTATGGTTCCAGAACCGGAAAAAGAGGACATAGCATGGGTCGAAAATTCCAAATACTATGGTATCTATTTCGATCCATACCGAAAACTTTATTACAGAACTTTCCAATTCCCTGGGGTTTATGACAAAAATATCATATTGAAAGAAATCGATGCAAAAAAACAATTTAGTGTGATCGTCTTGGATAAGGATTTTAAAATAATTAAAGAAGTCGTATTTCCAGGAGGGATTTATAATGTCTATAGGGCATTTGTAGGTAAGAAGGGATTCTATCTTCCAAAGAACAATATTTTGAACCCAGAACTTCAAGAAAACTATTTATCCATAGACGTATTTGATTTTACTCAAGATGAAGAGAATTAG